TAAAAATGTTGATAAACCGTCGCGCGAAAAATTACTTGCAGCGCGACTTATTGGCATAATCAATGTAGCGGCCATCAGCGAACGGCACCAAATTGACATTTCCATCCGGGCTCTTTTTATCGAGCCATTTGATAAAATCGCTCTTCATCCAGCCACAGAAATCCTTATCAAACTTTGAGCCATTTGGATACAGGCCAAGAAACTGGTCAAAAAGATCTATCGTGAACGCCGTTTCTGGGCCATTTGACTTGTAAACATCAACATCTGGGCAAAGCTTGCAGCTGTATTTTGCATCTGCCTGATCGCAAAGTTCATTGTTTGCAGTTAAATATCCGCAGTGGCTGCCTTTTTCAACATTTGCCGCAACTGCCCACGAGTCGCTATTTTGAGGTGCTAACTGTGAAAATTCGGTCTCGGTATTTGGGTCAGATGACCAAGCCGGCGGGTTGGATTGTTGGAGCGCAGCGCAATCGCACTGGCCAAACACCATCACCATTGGCATGTTCATTTTGGATAAGGCCTCGCGATAAGATGCCATGCCCATTTTAAGAAACGCGTTGGTCATATCAACTGGAGAAAGCTGTACGAGCCCAACCGGATTGGCTAAATCTTCTGGCTTCCAATCTGAGAATCGTTGAGTATGAGCCGGCAGCAGTTCGCGGTTGTAAATAATTGGGTTGAAGTCGAGACCAGATGATTCCCCAATGCAGTGAAGCTGTTCAAAGCCAACCGCAGCGGCTTGCGCGTGCGCTCCGCCAACGGAGTGGCCGGCAAAAACGACGTTGTTGGTTTTCATAAACTTGGTTCGTTCTTCTGCCGGTTTATACCTGAAGAAGTTTGTAACGCCGTGACGAATAAGGTACGATGCCGCCGCGTAAGCCTCTTGCCCGACACGCGGATTTCCGCCAAAGTCAATCCAGGGAATGAGCTCACTTGCAAAATGTGAGGAGGTGACAAACGCCATCGCCCAGTTGTGTTTGACGGCTGCGGTGGTGTAGTTGTAAAAATGAGATGGGTTTTGGGCAAATAGCGGGTAATCGTTAAACAGCGCTCCAAGGAGCAATTTCGGATAGTAAAACAGGCCTTGACCGATTAGAAAGCCGTGATCAAACATAATCAACCCTTTGGCATCGAGGTTTTTTGGGTAATACACCTCAATGACAAACTCTGTGAATCGTGGCTGCTTTGGAGAATATTGTATCCAAAGGTGGATGCGGTCGAAGCAGTAATTGTCGATGCAAATGGGGTTCATATGGTGCTCCTTTTTGAAAATAGGGTTATCAGGTGCTTGTTAATTAGCCTATCAAATAGGTTGCTGCAATTTAATTTTATTCGGAATCATAAACCAATTAAGTTTTAGAAATCAGTCAACCTGCATGACTTGCGAAAGGACAGCTGATAAAAAAAGTGCCTGAATTTTTGGCATTTTGCGCGTCTGATTGCCTTTGGCCGAACGCGAAGGCTCGCCCAAGCGGAACGGCTTTTGGCTCAGGAGCTTTATTTTTAGTATGTAGAAAAGGCGTATATTAAAAATTTTCTAAGCCTACTTAGGCAACTGCGAATTTGACCTGTTTTTGCTGTCTTATTTTGAACAAACCCAATAGAAACAGGAAAATCGTTCGCTTTAATTTTAAATGCTGGTGTTTTATGAAAACAGTAAAGAAACAACTTTTGATGAACAAATCCGGTGATGAAGTTCAGGTTGCGCTGGTCGAAGATGGCAGGCTTGCTGAAGTATTCATCGAGAGGCCGGAAAGCACTCGAAACGTTGGGGATATTTACCTTGGCAGAGTTCAGAAGGTTGTCGAAGGCTTGCAAGCCGCTTTTATAGATATTGGTCATAGCTCGGATGGATTTTTGCACTTTTCTGATGTGGGCACAACGAATGAAGATTATCGCGCGCTGCTCGGTGAAGACACGGATGATGATGATGATGACGATTCCGATACGGATACGGATTCCGACTCCGACTCCGATTCGGATACAGATGCCGATGCAAGCTCAGATGATGAATCCAATCCGCCCTCGCAGGAGGCAACCAAGAGCAGCAGTCGCTCAAGAGGTCGCCGAGGCCACGATAACAACACGCAAAATGCTTCGGGTGAAGACGCCGCAGGGGAAAAACGCAATCGCCGCATGAGCTATACGCAAATGATCGCCAGTAAGCTCAAGCCTAACGATAGTATTTTGGTGCAAGTCATTAAAGAGCCCATTAGCAATAAAGGCGCAAGACTGACTTCTGATATCACAATTGCGGGGCGTTTTATGGTGCTTTTGCCGTTTGGAAGCGGACATTTGGCTATTTCCAAGCGCATTGTAAATCGTCGCGAACGCCGTCGCTTGAAAGGGATTGTTCGCTCCATTTTGCCGAAAGGCTTTGGCGCGATTGTTCGAACCGTAGCGGAAGAACAAGATGAGCTCCTGCTAAAAACCGACCTGGAAAAGCTGCTTGCCAAATGGAAGCAAATCGAGGAAACCGTGAAAGATGCCAAGCCGCCGAAACTCATTTTCAAGGAAGATACCATGATTTCGAGCGTCTTGCGCGACTCGCTCACCGAAGATGTCACCGAGCTCGTGACCAATTCGCAGCATATTTATAAAGAAACCTTAACGTTTGTGCGTTGGGCTGCGCCCGAAATGGAAAAGCGCGTTTCGCACTACAAAGGCAAGCTTCCACTGTTTGAAAGCTACGGCATTGCCAAAGATGTGGAATCCATTTTTTCGCGAAAGGTTTGGTTGAAATCCGGCGGATATTTAATCATCGAGCACACAGAAGCGATGGTTGTAATTGATGTGAATAGTGGGCGCTACGCGGCAAAACGCGAGCAAGAGGAAAACTCCCTGAAAACCAACTTAGAGGCGGCAAAGGAAATCTCGCGTCAGCTTCGGCTTCGCGATATTGGCGGCATTATTGTGGTGGATTTCATCGATTTGCTCGACGAGAAAAATGCCCGCAAAGTCTACGACACCATGAAAACGGAATTTCGGCGCGACCGAGCCAAGTCTAACATTTTACCCATGTCGGAGTTTGGGCTCATGCAAATCACGCGCGAGCGCATTCGGCCAAGCTTGATGCAGCGCATGGGCGATGAATGCCCGGCTTGTGGCGGCTCCGGCGTGGTGCAAGCGCGGCATACCACGATTCATCAAATTAACCGCTGGTTGAGAAAATATGCCCTGAATGGCAATCATGCGTTTGAGCGCTTAGACCTCTATGTTAGTCAAACGGTGGCGCAGCCGCTTTTCCAAGATGCGATGAATCCGCAGTGGAAATGGTTTTTGCAGCATTTGCTTTTCGTCAATGTCAAAACAGATGATAGTCTTCGCAGCGACGATTTTCGGTTCTATTTATCCAAAAATCATAGCGATGTTACGACTGAATACGCGGATTTATAGCGCGCTAAAAATTTTTTTCATCAAAATGAATAAAATCTTAGGAGGATCATGAACCAAAGCTCAATAGACTCGATGCGCCAAAAAGTTGAAGCGCTTGCAGCAATGCCAGCCGGCACGCTGCAACAAGAACCCGGCATGCAAATGTTTTTTAAAGAATTTAAAACGGCGCTGAATCAAGGGCATATTCGCTCGGCAGAAAAAAAAGATGGCGTTTGGCAAGTGAATCATTGGGTGAAGCAAGGCATTTTGCTTGGCTTTAAATTAGGTAATTTAAAAGCGGGCGAAGTGGCTGTTTTCGGTGCGAACTACGCTTTTTCGTTCATTGACAAAGACACATACCCTACACGCGATTTTTCGTTGGAAGACAAAGTTCGTATCGTTCCAGGTGGAACAGCGGTGCGCGATGGCGCTTATGTGGCGCCCGGTGTTGTAATGATGCCGCCGGCTTATATCAATGTTGGTGCGTATGTGGATGCAGGCACAATGGTCGACTCGCATGCGCTGGTGGGGAGTTGTGCGCAAATTGGGAAGAATGTTCATTTGTCTGCAGCCTCGCAAATTGGCGGCGTGCTTGAACCTATCGGTGCTATGCCTGTCATTATCGAGGACGAAGTGATGATTGGCGGAAATTGCGGCATTTACGAGGGAACGATCGTTGAGGAAAAAGCGGTGATTGGCACGGGCGTGATTTTAAACGCATCAACGCCGGTTTATGATGTCGTGAATGAGAAAATTATCAGAAAAACGGAAACAGCACCGCTTACCATTCCGAAAGGTGCGGTTGTCGTAGCCGGCTCTCGACCGATAAAAAAAGGCGGCTTTGCCGAAGAAAACGGTCTTTCTATTTACACGCCGATTATTATTAAATATCGAGATGATAAAACAGATGGCTCCGTAAGTTTGGAAGATTTGCTCAGATAGTTTACATTAGTCTCAAAGGGGGTAGGCATAGGCGAACAAATGGATTATTAACAAAGACTTCTCTCTGTTGAATAGTTAGTGGCTTGTTAATTTTACTGAAAAAGACCTCTCTTGTTTTTGTACGCCTGCCCCTTTTTCTTTTTAAAAATCCCCGTTAAAAGCTTTCCTTTTTTATCACAAAAGTCTTAAATACTTAAACGCATCGTCCTGAGCGGGTAACTTTTTTCCAAGCGGAAAAAAATCGTTGAATGACAAGCGCCTTCTCATGCTGAGCCTTCTTAGGCGAATCATCCATGTTGTTCGGTAACGTTGAATTCTTCGGCTAAAAAGCCTCAGAATGGCGCGGTTGTTTTTTGTGCCCGTGTTAAGAGCAAGGGGGGAACACATAGGTTCGCCCCTACAAAATCAACCGCCACCGATTTAGGGGCAGACCTACGTGTCTGCCCTGCTTTGACGGCATCAATTTATATGACATAAGGAATTGTCATCTTGCCCCTTTATCTTTTTCCGCTTCGGAAAAATGATCGGCTCAGATTGGCACGGATTCCGTGTTACTTTGTGTCCAAATATTTATACACTTGTCCATAGGACCGATTGCAATTTCATAACCGATTTTTAGGCGAAAGTAAACTTGAGTAAGGAAACGAGAAGATGGAAAAAACAATCACGGTAACCGTTAGGTGTTTTTCGTTGGTAAGCGACGCGCTTGGGAAATCGGCATTTGAGCTTGATTTGCCGCATGGCGCAACCGCAAAGTTGGTGTTGGAAAAAGTTCGTGAAAGGATGCCTGCCGAGCTAAACGCTTTGCCGATTCGCATCGCAGTTAATCAGGAATATATTCTCGGCGACGCTGAGCTTCAGCATCAAGACGAAGTCGCATTGATTCCACCCGTTTCAGGAGGTTAAATGATAGAAATTCAGGTAACAACGGAAAAAATTCCTCCGCTCCAAAATGACGATTCTCATACGGCTGATGGTGCAGAGCTGATTTTTCATGGCCGTGTGCGCGAAGAAGAAGATGGAAAAAAACTCAGCGGCATTTTTTACGAGCACTATGAGGAAATGGCAGAGAATGAGTTGCAAAAACTTGCGGAAAAAACCGTGCAAAAATTTCCGATTAGCGGCTTAAGCTGCGTGCATCGCGTAGGATTTGTGCAAAATGGCGAAGCCTCGTTGCGGGTGGTAATTTGGTCAAAGCATCGAGCCGAAAGCCTTGAAGCGATGGCATGGTTTATTTCGGAACTAAAAACTCATGTTCCGATTTGGAAAAAAGCCGTTTTAATGCGCGATTGAAAAACGGCTTTTTTCTAAACACTAATACTATATTTTGGGCTAATCAGCGGTTTCTACGGCAAGCAAGCGATTGGCGTAGTTCGGTGATAGCATTCTTTTGGCAGCAAGTAAATGGCCAAGATATTCTTTGCTGGGCTTTAAGCCTTCCTTAATTTGGTCGTTGCACGCTATGTAGGTTTGAGCCGACATGGTTTTCCCGTTTTTCAGCTCGACCTGAACATCTGTCCTGTAATAATGTCCAATCGTGACGCCCTCAAAAAGGTCTAATTTTTCGAGACCATCTTCATCCACTTCATAAAGAATGCCTTCTACAAAGGAATTGGCGCGAGGAACAATGTTTGCAACACCAGCTTCTTGATCACGATTGCCAGGAGAAACTTTATTAAACACCAGCTCATAGCCGCGAAGAATGGCAGGGCGTTGACTAAAAAAATAAACCTGGCGATAACTATGAAGCCTTATCGGATTCATATTCGAGCCGTATGCAAAATATTCAACAGTGTGTTCATCCATGGTAATTCGGGCGGTTTACGTTTTTTGCATAGAATCAATCAATGAGAAGAAATTTGGAAAAGAAACAGCAATGGAACTGTTGTCGTCAAGCTGAATTTCAGCGTTTGAAAAATGTCCAGCAATGGCAAAACTCATCGCAATTCGATGATCATAGAAAGTTGTAATTTCTATAGTTCCTGTTGGATTGTGGGTGCGGCCTGTCACACAAAATCCATCTTTATATTCCTCACAAACAAAGCCTAATCGTTGCAAATTCATCACCAGTGCGTGGATGCGATCGCTTTCCTTTGCTCGCAACTCGGCAGCATGATGCAACTCAAACTCTCCGGTTGCCATTGCGGAGAGAACCGCCAGCATTGGAATTTCATCAATGATGTCGGAAACAATTTGCGCATCGTTAATTCTAAGCGGTTTGGTGATGTAATCATTTGAAATAATGATATCGCCAAGCAGTTCGCCTCCGATGGTACGATTGTTTTCCGTTGGAAGTTTTGCGCCAGCTTCGCGCAAGAGTGAAAGGTAGCCGGCACGCGTATGATTGAG
Above is a window of Chloroherpeton thalassium ATCC 35110 DNA encoding:
- a CDS encoding Rne/Rng family ribonuclease; translation: MKTVKKQLLMNKSGDEVQVALVEDGRLAEVFIERPESTRNVGDIYLGRVQKVVEGLQAAFIDIGHSSDGFLHFSDVGTTNEDYRALLGEDTDDDDDDDSDTDTDSDSDSDSDTDADASSDDESNPPSQEATKSSSRSRGRRGHDNNTQNASGEDAAGEKRNRRMSYTQMIASKLKPNDSILVQVIKEPISNKGARLTSDITIAGRFMVLLPFGSGHLAISKRIVNRRERRRLKGIVRSILPKGFGAIVRTVAEEQDELLLKTDLEKLLAKWKQIEETVKDAKPPKLIFKEDTMISSVLRDSLTEDVTELVTNSQHIYKETLTFVRWAAPEMEKRVSHYKGKLPLFESYGIAKDVESIFSRKVWLKSGGYLIIEHTEAMVVIDVNSGRYAAKREQEENSLKTNLEAAKEISRQLRLRDIGGIIVVDFIDLLDEKNARKVYDTMKTEFRRDRAKSNILPMSEFGLMQITRERIRPSLMQRMGDECPACGGSGVVQARHTTIHQINRWLRKYALNGNHAFERLDLYVSQTVAQPLFQDAMNPQWKWFLQHLLFVNVKTDDSLRSDDFRFYLSKNHSDVTTEYADL
- a CDS encoding 2,3,4,5-tetrahydropyridine-2,6-dicarboxylate N-succinyltransferase, whose amino-acid sequence is MNQSSIDSMRQKVEALAAMPAGTLQQEPGMQMFFKEFKTALNQGHIRSAEKKDGVWQVNHWVKQGILLGFKLGNLKAGEVAVFGANYAFSFIDKDTYPTRDFSLEDKVRIVPGGTAVRDGAYVAPGVVMMPPAYINVGAYVDAGTMVDSHALVGSCAQIGKNVHLSAASQIGGVLEPIGAMPVIIEDEVMIGGNCGIYEGTIVEEKAVIGTGVILNASTPVYDVVNEKIIRKTETAPLTIPKGAVVVAGSRPIKKGGFAEENGLSIYTPIIIKYRDDKTDGSVSLEDLLR
- a CDS encoding MoaD/ThiS family protein — protein: MEKTITVTVRCFSLVSDALGKSAFELDLPHGATAKLVLEKVRERMPAELNALPIRIAVNQEYILGDAELQHQDEVALIPPVSGG
- a CDS encoding molybdenum cofactor biosynthesis protein MoaE, coding for MIEIQVTTEKIPPLQNDDSHTADGAELIFHGRVREEEDGKKLSGIFYEHYEEMAENELQKLAEKTVQKFPISGLSCVHRVGFVQNGEASLRVVIWSKHRAESLEAMAWFISELKTHVPIWKKAVLMRD
- a CDS encoding gamma-glutamylcyclotransferase family protein, which codes for MDEHTVEYFAYGSNMNPIRLHSYRQVYFFSQRPAILRGYELVFNKVSPGNRDQEAGVANIVPRANSFVEGILYEVDEDGLEKLDLFEGVTIGHYYRTDVQVELKNGKTMSAQTYIACNDQIKEGLKPSKEYLGHLLAAKRMLSPNYANRLLAVETAD